From Granulicella sp. WH15, the proteins below share one genomic window:
- a CDS encoding type II asparaginase, translating to MMKDKKFLASRSLVLLLLIFSAVSACFAQGLPKVRLFSTGGTIQGSGPNRDEISNYKPGKISPKELLENVPEAKAVADLSYEEISSVGSGGVNTKILLKLAKAINAWLAQPDSAGAVVTHGTATMEETAYFLNLVVHSEKPVVVVGAMRPYTAISRDGPFNLYNAIRTAADPEARRKGVMVLLNEEIQAARDVTKTNTERVNTFESRDLGPIGFSDSDRIVFYRNLLYKHTYKSEFDVSKLDELPKVDIVYGYQEGERTAVDALIAAGAKGIVLDDSAPGFADAVKDGRAKGVVFVQSDRKGSGRVMEDPELKKGVVTADNLNAQKSRQLLRLALTKTTDIKEIQRMFDEY from the coding sequence ATGATGAAAGACAAGAAGTTTCTTGCCTCGCGATCTCTCGTTCTATTGTTGCTGATTTTCTCTGCTGTTTCTGCATGTTTTGCCCAAGGGCTGCCGAAGGTTAGGCTCTTCTCGACCGGCGGGACGATTCAGGGCTCGGGGCCGAATCGGGATGAGATCTCGAACTATAAGCCGGGTAAAATTTCTCCGAAGGAACTGCTCGAGAATGTTCCCGAGGCTAAGGCCGTCGCGGATTTGAGCTATGAGGAGATCTCCTCGGTGGGGAGCGGCGGTGTCAATACCAAGATTCTGCTGAAGCTGGCGAAGGCGATTAATGCGTGGCTGGCGCAGCCGGATTCGGCTGGTGCGGTGGTGACGCATGGCACGGCCACGATGGAGGAGACGGCTTACTTTCTGAATCTAGTGGTTCACTCGGAGAAGCCGGTGGTGGTGGTGGGTGCGATGCGTCCTTACACGGCTATCAGCCGCGATGGTCCGTTCAACTTGTATAACGCGATTCGCACGGCGGCCGATCCGGAGGCGCGGCGCAAGGGCGTGATGGTGCTGCTGAATGAGGAGATTCAGGCGGCGAGGGATGTTACTAAGACCAACACGGAGCGGGTGAATACGTTTGAGTCGCGGGACCTGGGGCCGATTGGCTTTTCGGATTCGGATCGGATTGTTTTTTATCGCAACCTTCTTTACAAGCACACTTATAAGTCTGAGTTCGATGTGAGTAAGTTGGATGAGCTGCCGAAGGTGGATATCGTCTATGGCTACCAGGAGGGCGAGCGGACGGCGGTGGATGCGTTGATCGCGGCTGGGGCCAAGGGGATTGTGCTCGATGACAGTGCACCGGGATTTGCCGATGCCGTGAAGGACGGGCGGGCCAAGGGCGTTGTCTTTGTGCAGAGCGATAGGAAGGGCAGCGGGCGTGTGATGGAGGATCCTGAGCTGAAGAAGGGGGTGGTCACTGCGGACAACCTCAATGCTCAGAAGTCACGCCAACTGCTGCGTCTTGCGCTGACCAAGACTACCGATATTAAAGAAATTCAACGCATGTTTGATGAGTACTGA
- a CDS encoding substrate-binding domain-containing protein, which produces MAQPRIPRLYLIPVLCKALDILDLLEREKSRVPLEEIFQRVQIPKTTVYRILKTLVHRGYLAQSPDGRYHAISRSRKIRFGFASQSAAMPFSEEVTTSLQLAATHNGVDLQILDNQYSADVALENAKKFVASNVDLVIEFQIDDRVAPRIGHTITSAGIPLIALGIPHPYAVYFGVDNFQVGFDAGDYLAQYAIEKWKGKVDYVVGLEITEAGSFVQSRVAGAFDGVRRRLPSFPEEGFVRLECSGIRQRSYSVMEKFLNGHKGAKVLVAAANDTVALGALRAVRELKLEKFVAIVGQDCIPEALEEMRANRGGLVGSVSHETDTYGPRLIQLGLSMLRGNAVPPYNFVGHQVVTPASLK; this is translated from the coding sequence TTGGCGCAGCCTAGAATACCTCGTCTCTATCTCATCCCTGTTTTGTGCAAGGCTCTCGATATTCTGGATCTGCTGGAGCGGGAGAAGAGCCGTGTGCCGCTCGAAGAGATATTCCAGAGGGTGCAGATTCCTAAGACTACGGTCTATCGGATTTTGAAGACGCTGGTGCATCGTGGGTATCTGGCGCAGTCGCCGGATGGACGATATCACGCGATCTCGCGCTCGAGGAAGATTCGCTTTGGGTTTGCGAGTCAGAGTGCGGCGATGCCGTTTTCGGAGGAGGTCACGACCAGCTTGCAGCTGGCGGCTACGCATAATGGGGTCGATCTGCAGATTCTCGATAACCAGTACAGCGCGGATGTGGCGCTGGAGAATGCGAAGAAGTTTGTGGCTTCGAATGTGGACCTGGTGATTGAGTTTCAGATTGACGATCGGGTCGCGCCGCGGATTGGGCACACGATTACGAGTGCGGGGATTCCTTTGATCGCGCTGGGGATTCCTCATCCTTATGCGGTTTACTTTGGCGTGGATAACTTCCAGGTGGGATTTGATGCGGGAGATTATCTGGCACAGTATGCGATCGAGAAGTGGAAGGGGAAGGTGGACTATGTGGTGGGGCTCGAGATTACCGAGGCTGGCTCGTTTGTGCAGAGTCGAGTCGCAGGTGCGTTTGATGGGGTTAGGAGGAGGTTGCCGAGCTTTCCGGAAGAGGGCTTTGTGCGGTTGGAGTGCAGCGGGATTCGGCAGAGAAGCTATAGCGTGATGGAGAAGTTTTTGAATGGGCATAAGGGGGCTAAGGTGCTGGTGGCTGCGGCTAACGACACGGTCGCGCTAGGGGCGTTGCGGGCGGTGCGGGAGTTGAAGCTGGAGAAATTCGTGGCGATTGTGGGGCAGGATTGTATTCCGGAGGCGCTCGAGGAGATGCGGGCGAATCGTGGTGGGTTGGTGGGGTCGGTCTCGCATGAGACCGATACGTATGGGCCGCGGCTGATTCAGTTGGGGCTATCAATGCTGAGAGGAAATGCGGTGCCGCCTTATAATTTTGTCGGCCACCAGGTTGTTACTCCGGCCAGTTTGAAGTAA
- a CDS encoding asparaginase, giving the protein MKIAVIAALAAFTVFSSAPIAAQEIPNNLPPITKDQSHLPHVVLMSMGGTIASRASDRLNITNYGGKGIPRVDPQDWVHDMPELANVARITTEDMRPPATRTDSSDLFEDLRRVAKRLNELAKDPGVDGIVVTHGTNTMAEFAYYMDLTVDTDKPIVFVGSQRPWTGISGDGPLNLYNAVRVAASPMAGGKGVLQCMNQNINTARDVTKASAYRVQTFRGVDVGAIGFADPDKVVFYREPTRKHTTQSAFAGMDYATLPPVEVFYAYTDAPGYLIDAAVEHGVKGIVVDGTGAGSPTASETEAIKRAQAKGVVVVITARVHGGRVQETPRRTEAQLVNGDNLPPEKARLLLQLALTKTNDWREVKKYFDEY; this is encoded by the coding sequence ATGAAGATTGCCGTCATCGCTGCGCTTGCTGCTTTTACCGTTTTCTCTTCTGCGCCTATTGCTGCGCAGGAGATTCCAAATAATCTTCCTCCGATTACGAAGGACCAGTCGCATCTTCCGCATGTGGTGCTGATGTCGATGGGTGGGACGATCGCCAGTCGGGCGTCGGATCGGCTCAATATTACGAACTACGGCGGCAAGGGGATTCCCCGGGTGGATCCGCAGGACTGGGTGCACGATATGCCGGAGCTGGCGAATGTCGCTCGGATTACTACGGAGGATATGAGGCCGCCGGCTACTCGGACTGACTCGAGCGATCTGTTTGAGGATCTGCGCAGGGTGGCTAAGAGGCTGAATGAGTTGGCTAAGGACCCTGGTGTAGACGGGATCGTGGTGACGCATGGCACGAATACCATGGCGGAGTTTGCCTACTACATGGACCTGACGGTCGATACGGATAAACCTATTGTGTTTGTTGGGTCGCAGAGGCCTTGGACCGGCATCTCAGGCGATGGTCCGCTGAATCTTTATAACGCGGTGCGGGTTGCTGCTTCACCGATGGCTGGTGGCAAGGGTGTGTTGCAGTGCATGAACCAGAACATCAATACGGCGCGGGATGTGACCAAGGCCAGTGCGTATCGGGTGCAGACCTTCAGGGGCGTGGATGTAGGGGCGATTGGATTTGCTGATCCCGATAAGGTTGTCTTTTACCGAGAGCCTACGCGGAAGCACACGACGCAGTCGGCCTTTGCCGGGATGGACTATGCCACGTTGCCGCCGGTGGAGGTCTTTTATGCGTATACGGATGCGCCGGGTTATCTGATTGACGCCGCCGTGGAGCATGGGGTCAAGGGGATAGTGGTCGATGGTACGGGGGCGGGGTCGCCGACGGCCTCGGAGACTGAGGCGATTAAGCGCGCGCAGGCCAAAGGGGTGGTCGTGGTGATAACGGCCAGGGTGCATGGCGGGCGGGTGCAGGAGACGCCTCGGCGGACGGAGGCGCAATTGGTGAACGGCGATAACCTGCCGCCGGAGAAAGCGCGGCTGCTGCTTCAGTTGGCGCTGACGAAGACGAACGACTGGCGTGAGGTTAAGAAGTACTTCGACGAGTATTGA
- a CDS encoding pyrroloquinoline quinone-dependent dehydrogenase, with protein sequence MHLKLEKPAILFGSIIITCLSASGQAVHPSDWPISGGSSDNTHYSPLATINTHNVASLQQAWALETGEKGGLETTPIMVDGILYAYTPTQKVIAINATTGKLLWKFDSGIVGSRPARAVAFWRSSKGSDKRILAGIMNFVYELDATTGKPIDTFGDHGRIDLREDLDRPAAQQSLVITSPAVIYKDLFIVGDATPESLPSPPGDIRAYSVNTGKLRWTFHTIPHPGEFGYDTWPKSAWTYSGSANNWMGMSVDQQRGIVYAPTGSPATDWYGADRIGDNLFADTLLALDAATGKRLWHFQGVHHDLWDRDFPAPPVLFTAHIHGKATPALAQTTKQGNIFVFDRTNGHPLFPIEFRKVEASTVPGEITADTQPFATKPAPFARQLLTENDLTTRTPEAHAWALEHYRNLISKGQFTPIGTGRETVIFPSADGGGEWGGPALDPITNVLYVNSNEFVHTESLSKQEASGGRSIYLSQCAACHGQSLTGAPPAIPSLINIQEKLTPEQIVDLLQKGRGRMPSFPAITGDRRKDLISYLINGEPKETKPSGPISYSSNGYHRFYDPEGYPANSFPWGTLNAINLNTGEYLWKIPFGEYPELVAKGIKDTGSENYGGPLVTRGGLLVIGATIFDNKLRIFDKATGKLLWEKVLPFAVNATPMTYAINGKQYIVVACGGEGRNPHAPTGGIYYAFSLPDAPEPH encoded by the coding sequence ATGCACCTGAAGCTCGAAAAACCAGCCATCCTCTTCGGAAGCATCATCATCACCTGCCTCAGCGCCTCCGGCCAGGCCGTGCATCCCTCCGACTGGCCCATCAGCGGCGGCTCCTCTGACAACACCCACTACTCTCCCCTCGCCACCATCAACACCCACAACGTAGCCAGCCTCCAACAAGCATGGGCCCTCGAGACCGGCGAAAAGGGCGGCCTCGAGACCACCCCCATCATGGTCGACGGCATCCTCTACGCCTACACCCCAACCCAGAAGGTCATAGCGATCAACGCCACCACAGGCAAGCTGCTGTGGAAGTTCGACTCCGGCATCGTCGGCTCCCGCCCCGCCCGAGCAGTCGCCTTCTGGCGCTCCAGCAAAGGTTCAGACAAGCGCATCCTCGCAGGCATCATGAACTTCGTCTACGAACTGGACGCCACCACCGGCAAGCCCATCGACACCTTCGGCGACCACGGCCGCATCGATCTCCGCGAAGACCTCGACCGCCCCGCAGCCCAGCAATCCCTCGTCATCACCAGCCCCGCCGTCATCTATAAAGACCTCTTCATCGTCGGCGACGCCACCCCCGAGAGCCTTCCATCCCCTCCCGGCGACATCCGCGCTTACAGTGTAAACACGGGTAAGCTGCGCTGGACCTTCCACACCATCCCCCATCCCGGTGAGTTCGGCTACGACACCTGGCCGAAGTCCGCGTGGACCTACTCCGGCTCCGCTAACAACTGGATGGGCATGTCCGTCGATCAGCAGCGCGGCATCGTCTACGCCCCCACCGGCTCTCCCGCCACCGACTGGTACGGCGCCGACCGCATTGGTGACAACCTCTTCGCCGACACGCTACTTGCACTCGACGCCGCCACCGGCAAGCGCCTCTGGCACTTCCAGGGAGTCCATCACGACCTCTGGGACCGCGACTTCCCTGCCCCACCCGTGCTCTTCACCGCGCACATCCACGGCAAAGCCACACCCGCCCTCGCCCAAACCACCAAGCAAGGCAATATCTTCGTCTTCGACCGCACCAACGGCCACCCTCTCTTCCCCATCGAGTTCCGCAAAGTTGAGGCAAGCACAGTCCCGGGCGAGATCACCGCCGACACCCAGCCCTTCGCGACAAAACCCGCCCCCTTCGCCCGCCAACTTCTCACCGAAAACGACCTGACCACCCGCACCCCCGAGGCCCACGCCTGGGCACTCGAGCACTATCGTAACCTCATCAGCAAAGGCCAGTTCACCCCCATCGGCACCGGCCGCGAGACCGTCATCTTTCCCAGCGCCGACGGCGGCGGCGAGTGGGGCGGCCCCGCGCTCGACCCCATCACCAATGTCCTCTACGTCAACTCCAACGAGTTCGTCCACACCGAATCTCTCTCCAAACAAGAGGCCAGCGGCGGTCGCTCCATCTACCTCAGCCAGTGCGCCGCCTGCCACGGCCAGAGCCTCACCGGCGCACCACCAGCGATCCCTTCCCTCATCAACATCCAGGAAAAACTAACCCCAGAGCAGATAGTCGATCTTCTACAAAAGGGTCGCGGAAGAATGCCCTCCTTCCCCGCCATCACCGGCGACAGGCGCAAAGACCTCATCTCCTACCTCATCAACGGCGAGCCGAAGGAGACCAAGCCCAGCGGCCCAATCTCTTACAGCAGCAACGGCTACCATCGCTTCTACGACCCCGAAGGCTACCCCGCCAACTCCTTTCCCTGGGGCACGCTGAATGCCATCAACCTGAACACCGGCGAGTACCTATGGAAGATTCCCTTCGGCGAGTACCCCGAGTTAGTAGCTAAAGGAATCAAAGACACCGGCTCCGAGAACTACGGAGGCCCGTTGGTCACACGCGGCGGCCTGTTGGTCATCGGCGCAACCATCTTCGATAACAAGCTCCGCATCTTCGACAAGGCCACCGGCAAACTACTCTGGGAAAAAGTACTACCCTTCGCCGTAAACGCCA
- a CDS encoding glycosyl hydrolase: MKRWKPVAAGAALVLAVVGVASAQNAAITPQEFRAPPEAAKPRVWWHWMSGNVTREGITADLEWMHRVGIGGLQMFDGDMGVAQYLEKPVIWMTPEWKADFRHAGAEAERLHLEMSMAASGGWSETAGPWVKPEQAMKKVVWSEMVVKGGRHFHGALPQPPRTNGPFQGLGLIDLPNPPMVGGAPGIARAKLEEAKADPTFYADTVVLAYRQPRVEEEAVRLRPKITASDATLDVRAISDRNYDTVGRLKMAEGSDRAWVQWEFERPVGVRSFVLQMTPPPTRQAAALPNGKLEWSMDGRQWTKLLALPGTPQYVALMGSRTYSFAPVQARFFRMILERQVFDLDARMRGNVAPNFFDIVQAELSVAPRINFFEDKASFGIYVDLPESPTPVTKAGEAIVPSEVVNLTGKMRTDGTLDWDVPEGEWVVLRVGYSLTGKKNHPATPAATGFEVDKLSAEHVREYMQTYTGMISGALGENYGKSFRYFLMDSWEAGRQNWTEDMIPEFVRRRGYDPTAYLPVLTGKIVGSAAESDAFLWDYRRTIGEMLADNHYRLAKEFLAKQSIGLYGEAMGVAMPTTGDGLLNKGQVTVPMGEFWTPKPGGVDMATRETDVVETASAAHIYGRPIAAAESFTSMPSTPGWGQSPFYLKGLADQNFARGINQIVFHTSDHQAFVDDRHKPGMTLGYFGQHYSRNITWAEQALAWNTYLARCSYLLQSGEPAADIAYFYGEGAPVTVPWWKRFSPALPKGYAVDYLNSDVLLHQASVVDGKLALKAGPRYRVLVIPDEETKLTLAILRQVAELVKAGAVVVAPRTIGSPSLEDRPHMGELRKIANELWGSGAHGSHAYGKGRVYWGSSLEEVFVAEHISPDFLYGKPRVERAYEYPLPNAQAEDVVWIHRKSMPGDAYFISNQRAQSEVLPISFRVTGKVAELWHPDTGTVEPVSYKTEGGRTVVDLRLGPLGSVFVVFREAGPAEKTVPEVKTEELVRLPENWKISFPPKLGAPEQVEVKKLASWTENSDTGVRYFSGTATYSQDVSLTEKQTQGGKILLELGRVREIAEVTVNGREIPETLWKPPFTVDVTEALRAGANHIEVKVTNLWPNRIIGDQQPDAKEKYTFTVYGAYQADSPLVESGLLGPVRLVRVR, encoded by the coding sequence ATGAAGAGATGGAAGCCTGTGGCTGCGGGTGCAGCTTTGGTTCTGGCTGTGGTGGGTGTTGCGAGTGCGCAGAATGCGGCGATTACGCCGCAGGAGTTTCGCGCGCCGCCTGAAGCTGCGAAGCCGCGGGTGTGGTGGCACTGGATGAGCGGCAATGTGACGCGGGAGGGGATCACGGCCGATCTGGAGTGGATGCACCGCGTGGGCATTGGTGGGTTGCAGATGTTCGATGGGGATATGGGGGTGGCGCAGTATCTGGAGAAACCGGTGATCTGGATGACGCCGGAGTGGAAGGCGGACTTCAGGCACGCGGGGGCGGAGGCTGAGCGGCTGCACCTGGAGATGTCGATGGCGGCTTCGGGTGGGTGGAGCGAGACGGCGGGGCCGTGGGTGAAGCCGGAGCAGGCGATGAAGAAGGTCGTCTGGAGCGAGATGGTGGTTAAGGGAGGGCGGCACTTTCATGGGGCGTTGCCGCAGCCGCCGAGGACGAATGGGCCGTTTCAAGGGCTGGGGTTGATTGATCTGCCGAATCCTCCGATGGTGGGTGGTGCGCCGGGGATCGCTCGCGCGAAGCTGGAGGAGGCTAAGGCAGATCCTACCTTTTATGCGGATACGGTGGTGCTGGCTTATCGGCAGCCGAGGGTGGAAGAAGAGGCGGTGAGGCTGCGGCCGAAGATTACGGCTAGTGATGCGACGCTCGATGTTAGGGCGATCAGTGACCGGAACTACGATACGGTGGGGCGGTTGAAGATGGCCGAGGGGAGTGATCGGGCGTGGGTGCAGTGGGAGTTTGAGCGGCCTGTGGGGGTGCGATCTTTTGTGTTGCAGATGACTCCTCCGCCTACTCGGCAGGCGGCTGCGCTGCCGAATGGGAAACTTGAATGGAGTATGGATGGGAGGCAGTGGACTAAGCTGCTTGCGCTGCCGGGCACGCCGCAGTACGTGGCTCTGATGGGATCGAGGACTTACTCGTTTGCTCCGGTGCAGGCGCGATTTTTTCGGATGATCCTGGAGCGTCAGGTCTTTGATCTGGATGCGCGGATGCGTGGCAATGTCGCACCGAACTTCTTTGACATTGTTCAGGCTGAGTTGAGTGTGGCGCCGCGTATTAATTTTTTTGAGGATAAGGCTAGCTTCGGTATTTATGTGGATCTGCCTGAGTCTCCTACTCCAGTTACTAAAGCTGGTGAGGCGATTGTGCCATCAGAGGTTGTCAATCTTACGGGGAAGATGCGGACGGATGGGACGCTCGACTGGGACGTGCCGGAGGGTGAGTGGGTGGTACTGAGGGTGGGGTACTCACTTACGGGGAAGAAGAATCATCCGGCTACTCCGGCTGCTACTGGATTTGAAGTAGACAAGCTAAGTGCCGAGCATGTGCGCGAGTATATGCAGACTTATACGGGCATGATCTCAGGGGCACTTGGTGAGAATTATGGGAAGAGCTTTCGATATTTTCTGATGGATAGCTGGGAGGCGGGAAGGCAGAACTGGACGGAGGATATGATCCCTGAGTTTGTGCGGAGGAGAGGGTATGATCCTACGGCTTATCTTCCAGTGCTGACGGGGAAGATCGTTGGTAGTGCGGCCGAGAGTGATGCGTTTCTTTGGGACTACCGTAGGACGATTGGTGAGATGCTGGCCGATAACCACTATCGGCTGGCTAAGGAGTTTTTGGCGAAGCAGTCGATTGGGCTGTATGGCGAGGCTATGGGGGTGGCCATGCCGACGACTGGGGACGGTCTGCTGAACAAGGGGCAGGTGACGGTGCCGATGGGGGAGTTCTGGACGCCGAAGCCGGGCGGCGTGGATATGGCGACGCGAGAGACGGATGTGGTGGAGACGGCTTCGGCGGCGCATATTTATGGGAGGCCGATTGCGGCGGCGGAGTCGTTTACTTCGATGCCTAGTACGCCGGGTTGGGGGCAGTCGCCTTTTTATCTGAAGGGGCTTGCGGATCAGAACTTTGCTCGTGGGATTAATCAAATTGTTTTTCATACGTCGGATCATCAGGCGTTCGTAGATGACAGGCATAAGCCGGGGATGACGCTGGGTTACTTTGGCCAGCATTATTCGCGCAATATTACCTGGGCCGAGCAGGCGCTGGCTTGGAATACTTATCTGGCGCGGTGTTCTTATCTATTGCAGAGTGGTGAGCCGGCGGCGGATATTGCTTACTTCTATGGAGAAGGTGCGCCGGTGACGGTGCCTTGGTGGAAGAGGTTTTCGCCTGCGCTGCCTAAAGGGTATGCCGTCGATTATCTGAACTCCGATGTGTTGTTGCATCAGGCCAGCGTGGTGGATGGAAAACTGGCGTTGAAGGCTGGGCCGCGCTATCGGGTGCTGGTGATTCCGGATGAAGAGACTAAGTTGACGCTGGCTATATTGCGGCAGGTTGCGGAGCTGGTAAAGGCCGGGGCGGTGGTGGTTGCGCCGCGGACGATTGGCTCGCCTAGTCTTGAGGATCGACCGCATATGGGTGAGTTGCGGAAGATTGCGAATGAGTTGTGGGGTAGTGGTGCGCATGGTTCTCATGCGTATGGGAAGGGCAGGGTTTATTGGGGGAGTTCGCTCGAGGAGGTCTTTGTGGCGGAGCATATTTCTCCGGACTTCTTGTATGGAAAGCCGCGAGTGGAGCGGGCTTATGAGTATCCGCTGCCGAATGCGCAGGCGGAGGATGTGGTGTGGATTCATCGTAAGTCGATGCCGGGGGATGCTTATTTTATCTCGAACCAGAGAGCGCAGTCGGAGGTGCTGCCTATTAGTTTTCGAGTGACAGGGAAGGTGGCTGAGTTATGGCATCCCGATACTGGAACGGTGGAGCCGGTGTCTTATAAGACTGAGGGTGGCCGTACGGTTGTGGATCTGCGACTGGGGCCGCTGGGGTCTGTCTTTGTGGTGTTTCGTGAGGCTGGTCCGGCTGAGAAAACTGTGCCGGAAGTGAAGACGGAGGAGCTAGTTAGATTGCCGGAAAACTGGAAGATTAGTTTTCCGCCTAAGCTGGGTGCGCCTGAGCAGGTGGAAGTGAAGAAGCTTGCTTCGTGGACAGAGAATAGTGATACGGGGGTGCGTTATTTTTCGGGGACGGCGACTTACTCGCAGGATGTGAGCTTGACGGAGAAGCAGACGCAGGGCGGGAAGATATTGCTGGAACTGGGGCGTGTGCGGGAGATCGCCGAGGTGACGGTGAATGGCAGGGAGATTCCGGAGACGCTTTGGAAGCCGCCGTTTACGGTGGATGTGACTGAGGCCTTGCGGGCGGGGGCCAATCATATTGAGGTAAAGGTGACGAACCTATGGCCGAACCGGATCATTGGGGATCAGCAGCCGGATGCGAAGGAGAAGTACACGTTTACGGTCTATGGTGCGTATCAGGCGGACTCGCCGCTGGTTGAGTCTGGACTGCTGGGGCCGGTGAGATTGGTGCGGGTGCGCTGA
- a CDS encoding DUF6282 family protein: MRAKSARQIVQQAILLTTAAILAFSLHANAQEAARPLEGVIDIHAHFMPDVVPRSIDAIEAARIAKQQGMRAIVLKNHYDSTSAQAFLVRKAVPGIEVFGGIALNLSVGGMNPAAVERMAQMSGGYGKIVWMGSFDTETQVRSEKTTRPFVAISKNGELLLETKAVIITIAKYHLALATGHNTPQEDLLLIREAKLQGIDRIVVTHAMMAPIHMSIPQMQQAASLGAYIEFVYNGTVGHFKEFELADYVKAIRAIGPSHCILASDLGQADNPIPTDGLIAYFAGLKRLGITQSELDQMSKTNPAHLLGLN, from the coding sequence ATGAGAGCTAAGTCCGCGAGACAGATCGTCCAACAAGCCATCCTGCTCACAACGGCAGCTATCCTTGCGTTCTCCCTACACGCAAACGCACAAGAGGCAGCCCGACCGCTCGAGGGCGTCATCGACATCCACGCGCACTTCATGCCCGATGTCGTCCCCCGCTCCATCGACGCCATCGAAGCAGCCCGCATCGCAAAGCAGCAGGGGATGCGCGCCATCGTGCTCAAGAACCACTACGACTCCACCTCCGCACAAGCCTTCCTGGTCCGCAAAGCGGTTCCCGGCATTGAGGTCTTCGGTGGAATCGCCCTCAACCTCAGCGTAGGCGGCATGAACCCCGCGGCAGTCGAGCGCATGGCCCAGATGTCCGGCGGCTACGGCAAGATCGTATGGATGGGTTCCTTCGACACCGAAACCCAGGTGCGATCCGAAAAGACCACCCGCCCCTTCGTAGCCATCTCAAAAAACGGCGAGCTACTTCTCGAGACCAAGGCCGTCATCATCACCATCGCGAAGTACCACCTGGCCCTGGCAACCGGCCATAACACCCCGCAAGAAGATCTCCTCCTCATCCGCGAAGCCAAACTCCAGGGCATCGACCGCATCGTCGTAACCCACGCAATGATGGCCCCCATCCACATGTCCATCCCCCAGATGCAGCAAGCCGCATCCCTCGGTGCCTACATCGAATTCGTCTACAACGGCACCGTCGGCCACTTCAAAGAGTTCGAGCTGGCCGATTACGTCAAGGCCATCCGCGCCATAGGCCCATCCCACTGCATCCTCGCCAGCGACCTCGGTCAGGCCGACAACCCCATCCCCACTGATGGCCTCATCGCCTACTTCGCTGGCCTCAAGCGTTTAGGCATCACCCAATCAGAACTCGACCAGATGTCCAAGACCAATCCAGCCCATCTATTGGGCCTGAACTAA
- a CDS encoding cytochrome c produces the protein MFVKRLPTLCIALLATGVFYSQPPVHAAPGAALYSTAQSDRGKALYAKQCTSCHSADLGGVGQAPPLVDNEFLSKYTDQPIFVLFNKIQKTMPATAPGSLTPSDTADVLAYILSANSFPAGATDLPSTEDALQKTPLTTPAK, from the coding sequence ATGTTCGTGAAACGACTCCCCACACTCTGCATCGCCCTGCTCGCCACTGGAGTCTTCTACAGCCAGCCTCCGGTCCATGCAGCCCCCGGTGCGGCCCTCTACTCTACCGCTCAGTCCGACCGCGGCAAGGCGCTCTACGCGAAGCAGTGCACCTCCTGCCACAGCGCCGACCTCGGCGGCGTCGGACAAGCCCCACCGCTCGTCGACAACGAGTTCCTATCCAAGTACACCGACCAGCCTATCTTCGTCCTCTTCAACAAGATCCAGAAGACGATGCCCGCCACCGCTCCAGGCTCTCTCACGCCATCCGACACCGCCGACGTCCTGGCCTACATCCTCAGCGCGAACAGCTTCCCCGCGGGCGCAACCGATCTACCCAGCACAGAAGACGCGTTGCAGAAGACTCCCCTCACCACCCCCGCAAAATAA